One Lucilia cuprina isolate Lc7/37 chromosome 4, ASM2204524v1, whole genome shotgun sequence DNA segment encodes these proteins:
- the LOC111690651 gene encoding G-box-binding factor-like, producing MWQSMKKYQQQRHRLQQQYVNQHHYLNNYHHTSKCCNHYHQKQHYCHYYRLKLKYLKSLQPQKQQKLQLQHQQQEQQQHKQLLKLRHVAHKSLMYSNSNNNCFGYNTTLAAPIALTTTKNLSFGYNHNLSPIPSQLNTKRTTYNN from the exons ATGTGGCAATCAATGAAAAAGTATCAACAACAGCGACATCGACTTCAACAACAATACGTAAATCAAcatcattatttaaacaattaccaCCACACGAGCAAATGTTGTAATCATTATCATCAAAAACAACATTATTGTCATTATTATCGTTTAAAGcttaaatacttaaaatcaTTACAACCACAAAAACAGCAAAAGCTACAattacaacatcaacaacaagaGCAGCAGCAACATAAACAACTACTTAAGCTACGGCACGTTGCCCACAAATCCCTTATGtatagcaacagcaacaacaactgttTTGGTTACAATACTACTCTTGCTGCTCCAATTGCTCTTACCACAACTAAGAATTTGTCTTTTGGTTATAACCATAATCTTT CTCCGATCCCAAGCCAACTTAACACTAAGAGGACAACATATAACAACTAG
- the LOC111690657 gene encoding LOW QUALITY PROTEIN: octopamine receptor beta-1R (The sequence of the model RefSeq protein was modified relative to this genomic sequence to represent the inferred CDS: substituted 3 bases at 3 genomic stop codons) — MVFTMIPLIATAITTTTILPPVLSTNTVTTTTLLMSLINMTNISSSSSSSLKQSQSTQSQMHQPHHQQHHHQQQQQPHQQHHHIHIDQDANTKYLNFVANGLLDTSGVVGGEGVVGNGGGELSDDAFSISGFGSMGASGVGIGGGVVGVGSGESITSVADASVSSGIDGSGGGSISVPIDALNESHLIFVIVKCFIIIFIILAAILGNMLVIVSVMRHRKLRIITNYFVVSLAVADMLVALCAMTFNASVEISGKWMFGSVMCDIWNSFDVYFSTASIMHLCCISVDRYYAIVQPLDYPLIMTHKRVFIMLVIVWLAPALLSFLPICSGWYTTSDNWRYLKSNPHICEFKVNKPYAIVSSSVSFWIPGIVMLSMYYRIYQEADRQERLVYRSKVAAILLEKHLQISQIPKPRPSIQVEQSTISTMRRERKAARTLGIIMSAFLLCWLPFFLWYVCVTXIIIVFMIIFSIYYCSCVXXWSSIIHLFTLHLQSCCPYKLINCRVSAGGEMPPFVNSTASSEIHMNIIRARQYATSSSSNQLQTLYQN; from the exons ATGGTTTTTACAATGATACCTCTGAtagcaacagcaataacaacaacaactatactaCCACCTGTATTGTCAACAAATACAGTTACAACAACCACCTTATTGATGTCTTTAATAAATATGACAAATATTAGTTCCTCCTCCTCCTCTTCGCTAAAACAATCACAATCAACACAATCACAAATGCACCAACCTCATCATCAACAACACCAtcaccaacaacagcagcaaccgCACCAGCAACATCATCATATACACATTGATCAAGATGCCAAtacgaaatatttaaattttgttgccaATGGCCTGCTGGACACAAGCGGTGTCGTAGGCGGAGAAGGAGTTGTTGGTAATGGAGGCGGCGAGCTTAGCGATGATGCATTTAGTATAAGTGGTTTTGGTAGTATGGGTGCAAGTGGTGTTGGTATAGGAGGAGGTGTAGTTGGAGTTGGCAGTGGTGAAAGTATAACAAGTGTGGCGGATGCTAGCGTTAGTAGTGGTATAGATGGTAGCGGTGGTGGCAGCATTTCAGTTCCTATTGATGCCCTAAACGAGtcacatttaatatttgtcATTGTCAAATGtttcataataattttcatCATTCTCGCTGCCATACTCGGTAATATGCTGGTGATTGTATCCGTCATGCGACACAGGAAATTGCG CATTATCACCAATTATTTTGTGGTTTCACTAGCAGTAGCGGATATGTTGGTTGCTCTATGTGCCATGACCTTTAATGCTTCCGTTGAAATATCCGGTAAATGGATGTTTGGTTCAGTAATGTGTGATATATGGAATAGTTTTGATGTATATTTTTCAACAGCCAGTATTATGCATTTATGTTGTATCTCAGTGGATAG ataTTATGCCATAGTCCAGCCTTTGGATTATCCTTTAATTATGACACACAAGCGTGTATTTATCATGCTGGTAATTGTTTGGCTGGCACCTGCTCTTCTATCATTTTTACCCATATGTTCCGGTTGGTATACGACCAGTGATAATTGGCGTTACTTAAAATCAAATCCgcat ATCTGTGAATTTAAAGTCAATAAACCATATGCCATTGTTAGTTCATCTGTAAGTTTCTGGATACCTGGTATTGTCATGCTCTCAATGTACTATCGCATTTATCAAGAGGCCGACAGACAGGAACGTCTTGTTTACCG GTCGAAAGTCGCTGCTATATTACTGGAGAAACATCTGCAGATAAGTCAAATACCTAAACCTCGCCCCAGCATACAGGTGGAGCAGTCAACTATATCGACAATGCGTCGAGAACGTAAAGCAGCAAGAACTCTGGGCATTATAATGAGTGCCTTTTTGCTGTGCTGGCTGCCCTTTTTTCTCTGGTATGTGTGTGTTACCTAAATCATTATTGTATTTA TGATAATTTTTAGTATATATTATTGTTCGTGTGTGTGATAATGGTCTTCTATAATTCACTTGTTTACATTACATTTACAGTCCTGTTGTCCCTACAAACTTATAAACTGTCGTGTAAGTGCTGGCGGCGAAATGCCACCATTTGTTAATTCCACCGCTTCATCAGAAATACACATGAATATAATACGTGCCCGCCAATACGCCACCTCATCATCTTCAAATCAATTGCAAACACTATATCAAAACTAA